Proteins found in one Pyrus communis chromosome 15, drPyrComm1.1, whole genome shotgun sequence genomic segment:
- the LOC137717028 gene encoding uncharacterized protein: MAVTMIKMGLIVAVLGIVSFAFGIAAEVHKPAAGIPVMGRKGVVMCKYPSNPTVVYGYLSFAFLVASSLTGFLSVFYPYKGKSVPSSAFLQSTLLVTFFNSTLGAIGLAAALLLWPTISGQQHHNNNMYQNLSSASGCPTAKTGVLGGGAFLSLNSSLLWLVCLMLASNARYDFLDDLSGESKAKEATTSGYKAALEKGLDNIFDGVE, translated from the exons ATGGCAGTGACTATGATAAAGATGGGTTTGATTGTTGCAGTTTTGGGTATAGTGTCGTTTGCATTCGGAATTGCCGCTGAAGTCCATAAG CCTGCAGCTGGTATCCCCGTAATGGGCCGGAAAGGCGTAGTGATGTGCAAGTACCCGTCTAATCCCACGGTTGTCTACGGGTATCTGTCCTTTGCATTTCTAGTGGCATCTTCCTTGACTGGATTCCTCTCTGTATTTTACCCCTACAAAGGCAAATCAGTTCCATCCAGTGCTTTTCTCCAAAGCACTTTACTTGTTACTTTCTTCAACAGCACTCT GGGTGCAATCGGATTAGCAGCAGCATTATTGTTATGGCCAACGATTTCTGGGCAGCAGCACCACAACAACAACATGTATCAAAATCTCAGCAGCGCAAGTGGTTGCCCTACAGCCAAAACTGGTGTTCTTGGCGGAGGAGCTTTTTTATCTCTCAATTCGTCCCTACTGTGGTTGGTTTGCCTCATGCTGGCTAGCAATGCAAGATACGACTTTTTGGATGATTTGAGTGGAGAATCTAAAGCTAAGGAAGCTACCACTTCTGGGTATAAGGCAGCGCTTGAAAAAGGACTGGATAACATTTTTGACGGCGTGGAGTAA
- the LOC137718020 gene encoding uncharacterized protein → MGVTVKQMSLTVALFGVLSFIFGVIAENKKPAAGTPMVGKDVVICKYPSDPSVVFGYLSFAFLLVSTVAGFLSLFYPYKGKSLPQAALFRSTSFVIFFNISLLTAGLAAALLLWPTVTEQLHHSRKVHHNLQTKCPTAKTGLLGGGAFVSLDASLFWLVALMLADNAREDYFEETEKDVKGEYGQISAIDFDGHANIKGSA, encoded by the exons ATGGGTGTGACCGTGAAGCAGATGTCTCTGACAGTGGCACTTTTCGGTGTTCTCTCGTTCATATTCGGAGTTATTGCTGAAAACAAGAAG CCAGCAGCTGGAACTCCTATGGTTGGGAAAGATGTTGTGATCTGCAAGTATCCTTCAGATCCATCAGTTGTCTTTGGGTATCTGTCTTTTGCTTTCCTCCTGGTATCTACAGTTGCTGGGTTCTTGTCATTGTTTTACCCATACAAGGGGAAGTCCCTTCCACAAGCTGCTTTGTTCCGAAGCACTAGTTTCGTCATATTCTTCAACATTTCTCT GCTTACAGCAGGACTAGCTGCAGCTCTGTTGCTATGGCCTACAGTAACCGAGCAACTTCATCACTCAAGAAAGGTTCATCACAATCTCCAAACAAAATGCCCAACTGCTAAGACCGGTCTCCTTGGTGGGGGTGCTTTCGTGTCCCTTGACGCATCGCTCTTTTGGTTGGTGGCCCTGATGTTAGCTGACAATGCACGAGAGGACTATTTTGAGGAGACTGAAAAGGATGTCAAGGGTGAATATGGACAGATTTCTGCAATCGATTTCGATGGACATGCCAATATTAAAGGAAGTGCTTGA